The Pelodiscus sinensis isolate JC-2024 chromosome 5, ASM4963464v1, whole genome shotgun sequence genome includes a region encoding these proteins:
- the TEC gene encoding tyrosine-protein kinase Tec isoform X3: MMVPLFHVKINIHFSAHSRDQWVRNLKEEIKKNSNIMIKYHPKFWTEGIYQCCRQTEKLAPGCEKYNLFENSIRKSPSPISDTNKRRPPPPLPPPEENEEEDEEIVVAMYDFQPTESHDLRLERGEEYTIIEKNDIHWWKARDKYGNTGYIPSNYVTGKKSNNLDQYEWYCRNLNRSKAEQLLRDEDKEGGFVVRDSSQPGLYTVSLYTKFGGEGSSGIRHYHIKETMASPKQYYLAEKHLFNTIPEIIEYHKHNAAGLVTRLRYPVTPKKKPAPTTAGFSYEKWEINPSELTFMRELGSGLFGVVRLGKWRAQYKVAIKAIREGAMSEEDFIEEAKVMMKLTHPKLVQLYGVCTQQKPIYIVTEFMEHGCLLNYLRQKRGHLNKDMLLTVCQDVCEGMEYLERNSFIHRDLAARNCLVNESGVVKVSDFGMTRYVLDDQYTSSSGAKFPVKWCPPEVFNYSRFSSKSDVWSFGVLMWEVFTEGKMPFEKNTNYEVVTMVSQGQRLYRPKLACKNVYDVMMMCWQEKPEGRPTFEDLLRTIDEIAESEDAF, translated from the exons ATGATGGTGCCATTATTCCATGTCAAAATAAATATCCATTTCAG TGCACACAGCAGGGATCAGTGGGTGAGGAATCTTAAAGAAG aaataaagaaaaatagtaATATAATGATAAAGTATCATCCTAAATTCTGGACAGAAGGAATTTATCAATGTTGCAGACAAACAGAAAAATTAGCACCTGGCTGTGAAAAATACAATCTTTTTGAAAATA GCATAAGGAAATCACCTTCTCCAATATCAGATACAAATAAG CGAAGGCCTCCaccacctcttcccccacctgAGGAAAAcgaggaggaagatgaggaaaTAGTAGTAGCAATGTATGATTTTCAACCTACAGAGTCTCATGATTTGAGACTAGAGAGAGGTGAAGAGTATACAATAATAGAAAAAAATGACATTCACTGGTGGAAAGCAAGAGATAAATATGG AAATACAGGATATATTCCAAGCAACTATGTAACAGGAAAGAAGTCCAACAATCTTGATCAGTATGA ATGGTACTGCAGAAATCTGAACAGAAGTAAGGCAGAACAACTTCTCAGAGATGag GATAAAGAAGGTGGCTTTGTGGTGAGAGACTCTAGTCAACCGGGTCTGTATACAGTATCCCTTTATACAAAATTTGGAGG agaAGGTTCATCAGGAATAAGACACTACCACATAAAAGAAACAATGGCGTCACCAAAGCAGTACTATCTAGCAGAAAAACATCTTTTTAACACCATTCCAGAGATAATTGAGTATCATAAACATAATGCAGCAG GTCTTGTTACACGGTTGCGATACCCAGTGACTCCAAAGAAGAAGCCTGCACCAACTACTGCAGGGTTCAGCTATG AGAAATGGGAAATTAATCCATCAGAGCTGACATTCATGAGAGAATTGGGGAGTGGTCTTTTTGGAGTGGTGCGCCTTGGCAAATGGAGGGCACAATATAAAGTGGCTATCAAAGCAATCCGAGAAGGTGCAATGTCTGAGGAGGACTTCATAGAAGAAGCTAAAGTAATGAT GAAGCTAACACATCCTAAATTAGTTCAGCTATATGGGGTCTGTACACAGCAGAAACCTATTTATATAGTGACAGAGTTCATGGAACATGGGTGCCTTCTGAACTATCTTCGACAAAAACGTGGACACTTGAATAAAGATATGCTGCTGACAGTGTGCCAGGATGTATGTGAAGGAATGGAGTACTTGGAGAGAAACAGTTTTATCCACAGAGATCTG GCTGCCAGAAACTGTTTAGTGAATGAGTCAGGAGTGGTGAAAGTGTCAGATTTTGGAATGACAAG GTATGTCCTTGATGACCAGTACACAAGCTCTTCAGGTGCTAAATTTCCAGTAAAGTGGTGTCCCCCAGAGGTTTTTAATTATAGCCGATTCAGCAGCAAATCAGATGTCTGGTCATTTG GTGTTCTAATGTGGGAAGTATTTACTGAGGGAAAAATGCCCTTTGAGAAAAACACAAATTATGAAGTGGTAACGATGGTTAGCCAAGGACAGCGTCTGTATCGGCCAAAATTAGCTTGCAAGAATGTCTATGATGTAATGATGATGTGCTGGCAGGAG
- the TEC gene encoding tyrosine-protein kinase Tec isoform X4, producing the protein MIKYHPKFWTEGIYQCCRQTEKLAPGCEKYNLFENSIRKSPSPISDTNKRRPPPPLPPPEENEEEDEEIVVAMYDFQPTESHDLRLERGEEYTIIEKNDIHWWKARDKYGNTGYIPSNYVTGKKSNNLDQYEWYCRNLNRSKAEQLLRDEDKEGGFVVRDSSQPGLYTVSLYTKFGGEGSSGIRHYHIKETMASPKQYYLAEKHLFNTIPEIIEYHKHNAAGLVTRLRYPVTPKKKPAPTTAGFSYEKWEINPSELTFMRELGSGLFGVVRLGKWRAQYKVAIKAIREGAMSEEDFIEEAKVMMKLTHPKLVQLYGVCTQQKPIYIVTEFMEHGCLLNYLRQKRGHLNKDMLLTVCQDVCEGMEYLERNSFIHRDLAARNCLVNESGVVKVSDFGMTRYVLDDQYTSSSGAKFPVKWCPPEVFNYSRFSSKSDVWSFGVLMWEVFTEGKMPFEKNTNYEVVTMVSQGQRLYRPKLACKNVYDVMMMCWQEKPEGRPTFEDLLRTIDEIAESEDAF; encoded by the exons ATGATAAAGTATCATCCTAAATTCTGGACAGAAGGAATTTATCAATGTTGCAGACAAACAGAAAAATTAGCACCTGGCTGTGAAAAATACAATCTTTTTGAAAATA GCATAAGGAAATCACCTTCTCCAATATCAGATACAAATAAG CGAAGGCCTCCaccacctcttcccccacctgAGGAAAAcgaggaggaagatgaggaaaTAGTAGTAGCAATGTATGATTTTCAACCTACAGAGTCTCATGATTTGAGACTAGAGAGAGGTGAAGAGTATACAATAATAGAAAAAAATGACATTCACTGGTGGAAAGCAAGAGATAAATATGG AAATACAGGATATATTCCAAGCAACTATGTAACAGGAAAGAAGTCCAACAATCTTGATCAGTATGA ATGGTACTGCAGAAATCTGAACAGAAGTAAGGCAGAACAACTTCTCAGAGATGag GATAAAGAAGGTGGCTTTGTGGTGAGAGACTCTAGTCAACCGGGTCTGTATACAGTATCCCTTTATACAAAATTTGGAGG agaAGGTTCATCAGGAATAAGACACTACCACATAAAAGAAACAATGGCGTCACCAAAGCAGTACTATCTAGCAGAAAAACATCTTTTTAACACCATTCCAGAGATAATTGAGTATCATAAACATAATGCAGCAG GTCTTGTTACACGGTTGCGATACCCAGTGACTCCAAAGAAGAAGCCTGCACCAACTACTGCAGGGTTCAGCTATG AGAAATGGGAAATTAATCCATCAGAGCTGACATTCATGAGAGAATTGGGGAGTGGTCTTTTTGGAGTGGTGCGCCTTGGCAAATGGAGGGCACAATATAAAGTGGCTATCAAAGCAATCCGAGAAGGTGCAATGTCTGAGGAGGACTTCATAGAAGAAGCTAAAGTAATGAT GAAGCTAACACATCCTAAATTAGTTCAGCTATATGGGGTCTGTACACAGCAGAAACCTATTTATATAGTGACAGAGTTCATGGAACATGGGTGCCTTCTGAACTATCTTCGACAAAAACGTGGACACTTGAATAAAGATATGCTGCTGACAGTGTGCCAGGATGTATGTGAAGGAATGGAGTACTTGGAGAGAAACAGTTTTATCCACAGAGATCTG GCTGCCAGAAACTGTTTAGTGAATGAGTCAGGAGTGGTGAAAGTGTCAGATTTTGGAATGACAAG GTATGTCCTTGATGACCAGTACACAAGCTCTTCAGGTGCTAAATTTCCAGTAAAGTGGTGTCCCCCAGAGGTTTTTAATTATAGCCGATTCAGCAGCAAATCAGATGTCTGGTCATTTG GTGTTCTAATGTGGGAAGTATTTACTGAGGGAAAAATGCCCTTTGAGAAAAACACAAATTATGAAGTGGTAACGATGGTTAGCCAAGGACAGCGTCTGTATCGGCCAAAATTAGCTTGCAAGAATGTCTATGATGTAATGATGATGTGCTGGCAGGAG